The following proteins come from a genomic window of Hydrogenispora ethanolica:
- the glgA gene encoding glycogen synthase, producing MRAALFTNEYPPYIYGGAGVHVDYLSRALAELIEVEVRAFGDQDASDPNLRIVGFPGWDRLAHSDQPFAKTLQALAVNLAFNGQPLGADLVHCHTWYTFFAGFLAKLLYGIPLIVTMHSLEPLRPWKEEQLGSGYALSSWIERNGVGAADRVIAVSAEMKEDILRFYEVSPEKVVVIHNGVDLRQYQPTLERDFLLERGVRPPYLLFVGRISRQKGILQLVAAMDSLNDLDLQLVLCASAPDTPGLEAELREKIAGNPRILWLNEMVPKPQVIQLYSHAAAFVCPSVYEPFGIINLEAMACRTPVVASRVGGIKEVVVHGETGLLVPPDDPAELAAAIRKLMADPGLRERFRTAGRKRVEQFFGWDVIARRTVELYQKVLTEASPV from the coding sequence ATGAGAGCGGCGCTTTTCACCAATGAGTATCCACCTTATATTTACGGCGGGGCCGGAGTGCATGTCGATTATCTGTCCCGGGCCTTAGCCGAACTGATTGAGGTAGAGGTCCGGGCCTTCGGCGATCAAGATGCTTCCGATCCCAACTTGAGAATCGTAGGCTTTCCCGGCTGGGACCGGCTGGCGCATTCGGATCAACCCTTTGCCAAGACCCTCCAGGCGTTGGCGGTCAATCTCGCTTTTAACGGTCAGCCACTCGGGGCCGACCTGGTCCACTGCCATACCTGGTATACGTTTTTCGCGGGCTTTCTGGCCAAACTGCTCTATGGTATTCCCCTGATTGTCACCATGCATAGCCTGGAACCTCTTCGCCCGTGGAAGGAGGAGCAACTCGGCAGCGGTTACGCCTTGAGTTCCTGGATTGAACGGAACGGAGTAGGGGCGGCCGACCGGGTGATTGCGGTCTCGGCGGAGATGAAAGAGGATATTCTGCGCTTTTACGAGGTTTCCCCCGAGAAAGTGGTCGTGATTCATAATGGAGTCGATCTCCGGCAATACCAGCCCACACTGGAGCGGGATTTCCTGCTCGAACGGGGGGTCCGCCCGCCGTATCTGTTGTTTGTCGGCAGGATCAGCCGCCAGAAAGGAATCCTGCAACTGGTCGCGGCAATGGACAGCCTGAATGACCTCGATCTCCAACTCGTTTTATGCGCCAGCGCACCCGACACGCCGGGACTCGAAGCGGAATTGCGCGAGAAAATTGCCGGCAATCCCCGGATTTTGTGGCTTAATGAGATGGTTCCCAAGCCGCAAGTCATCCAGCTCTATTCGCATGCGGCCGCTTTTGTCTGTCCGTCGGTTTACGAGCCTTTCGGCATCATTAACTTGGAAGCGATGGCCTGCCGGACGCCGGTGGTGGCGTCGCGGGTCGGAGGAATTAAAGAAGTGGTGGTTCATGGCGAAACCGGACTGCTGGTGCCGCCGGATGATCCGGCGGAATTGGCCGCGGCGATTCGAAAGCTGATGGCTGACCCGGGGTTGCGGGAACGGTTCCGGACTGCGGGCCGGAAGCGGGTCGAGCAATTCTTTGGGTGGGATGTGATTGCCCGGCGTACCGTAGAACTCTATCAAAAGGTGCTCACCGAAGCCTCGCCCGTTTGA
- a CDS encoding efflux RND transporter periplasmic adaptor subunit produces the protein MKKTLLILGLAWIMLMGVTGCGRKEPAATQKDEAIPVQVVTVEQGGIQEVFTTVGTVEADGKAVISSKLSGRIAQVAVELGDPVKKGQVLATLEKTDFTNERAQAKASLLQAEASLAENQANFNRMQKLWQEEAISQQEYERAKTQFAIAQTSVQQSRAGVALREEQLQNTDILAPIAGSIGSRQVNPGEMVSPGVKLMEVVDLSKVYITVQLSDSYIAQTKRGQKAQVSLASLPETVYAGTVEQISPSADAAQKTFPVRIRLENSGGIFREGMLAEVKLNFNQRQDALMVPMEAIIDEVGTKAVFVIRGRQAERKIVEPGISDGKRVEIVSGLAPGDRVVVLGQNNLEDGSKVVVK, from the coding sequence ATGAAAAAAACGCTGCTCATTTTGGGCCTGGCCTGGATTATGCTCATGGGCGTAACCGGTTGCGGCCGCAAAGAACCTGCCGCCACCCAAAAAGATGAGGCTATCCCCGTGCAAGTCGTCACCGTGGAGCAAGGGGGAATTCAAGAAGTCTTCACCACAGTCGGCACGGTGGAGGCGGACGGCAAGGCCGTTATCTCTTCGAAACTTTCCGGCCGGATCGCTCAAGTCGCCGTGGAATTAGGCGATCCGGTGAAAAAAGGCCAGGTTTTGGCCACGTTGGAAAAAACCGATTTCACCAATGAACGGGCTCAGGCCAAAGCCTCTTTGCTGCAAGCCGAGGCCTCTCTGGCGGAGAATCAGGCGAACTTTAACCGGATGCAAAAATTATGGCAGGAAGAAGCCATTTCGCAACAAGAGTATGAGAGAGCCAAAACCCAGTTCGCGATCGCTCAAACCAGCGTCCAACAATCCCGGGCCGGAGTGGCGCTCCGTGAAGAGCAGCTGCAAAACACCGATATTCTGGCGCCCATCGCCGGTTCCATCGGCAGTCGTCAGGTGAATCCGGGGGAGATGGTCAGTCCCGGGGTCAAGCTGATGGAAGTGGTCGATCTCTCCAAAGTCTATATCACCGTCCAGTTAAGCGATAGCTATATTGCCCAGACCAAACGGGGGCAAAAGGCCCAAGTCAGCCTGGCCTCCCTTCCGGAAACAGTTTACGCCGGTACGGTGGAGCAGATCTCGCCCAGCGCCGACGCGGCTCAAAAGACCTTCCCCGTCCGAATCCGGTTGGAAAATTCCGGCGGCATCTTCAGAGAGGGCATGCTGGCCGAGGTCAAGCTCAATTTCAACCAGCGCCAGGATGCGCTGATGGTGCCGATGGAAGCGATCATCGACGAAGTCGGAACCAAAGCGGTCTTTGTCATCCGGGGCAGGCAAGCGGAGCGAAAAATTGTCGAACCGGGCATTTCCGACGGAAAAAGGGTGGAGATCGTCTCCGGTTTGGCTCCCGGCGACCGGGTGGTGGTGCTCGGCCAGAACAATCTGGAAGACGGATCGAAAGTAGTGGTGAAGTAA
- a CDS encoding peptidoglycan-binding protein has product MMAWQWLKATELPLGKRILRIADQGNDVRILQEMLKQTGFYFGNSDGVFGVLTEEAVVLFQKTFHLRVDGRVGREVVKALTESTKRVGRLIYTVKNGENLSTISQKFGVRNSAWESIAGQGRPEHRIYPGMKLILNEKAVFLWEPGGVPRDAVSDVAATGMIRADLHFATDLELAFPENWDPQLYHLVEADTDSWSLLLASPKQWRRWCAPLQLRAGLKWGLDLRSAPMDAIFQWVEFVKYLRIHARPIDLAVLPLRMPSGSTVYDQLLWLNLPLLAKNSKWIIWEPVLNQDSPQLFYETAAQTRKAMKSLLQLGLAGRSLWLGEVCAWDWNLDQSTVTKIAYREARMIRAMNHRASQSWSDVGFTRVNYQRRREPHCLIYRDETDWASFLKLVLQYQLFGVVLRNFAQLGQVGEERIAATFAVLPSAKLS; this is encoded by the coding sequence ATGATGGCATGGCAATGGCTGAAGGCGACGGAACTCCCCTTGGGAAAAAGAATTTTGCGTATAGCCGACCAGGGGAATGATGTCCGGATACTCCAAGAAATGCTGAAGCAGACCGGATTTTACTTTGGAAACAGCGATGGAGTGTTCGGCGTGCTGACCGAAGAGGCGGTGGTGTTGTTCCAAAAGACCTTCCATTTGCGGGTCGACGGGCGGGTGGGGCGCGAGGTCGTCAAAGCGCTGACGGAGTCGACCAAACGGGTCGGCCGCCTCATTTATACTGTGAAAAATGGGGAGAATCTGAGTACCATCTCGCAAAAATTCGGGGTGCGCAACAGCGCTTGGGAGAGCATCGCCGGCCAGGGAAGGCCCGAACACCGGATTTACCCCGGAATGAAGCTAATCCTGAATGAGAAGGCAGTTTTCCTCTGGGAACCGGGTGGGGTTCCTAGGGACGCTGTTTCGGACGTAGCGGCCACCGGGATGATCCGGGCCGATCTCCATTTTGCTACCGACTTGGAATTAGCGTTTCCGGAGAATTGGGACCCACAGCTTTATCACTTGGTGGAAGCGGATACGGACAGCTGGAGCCTGCTGTTGGCTTCGCCCAAACAATGGCGGCGCTGGTGCGCACCGCTCCAGTTACGTGCCGGACTGAAATGGGGTCTCGATCTCCGGTCGGCGCCCATGGATGCAATCTTTCAATGGGTGGAATTCGTAAAGTATCTTCGGATCCATGCCAGACCCATTGATTTGGCAGTTTTGCCACTGAGGATGCCAAGCGGGAGCACCGTTTATGACCAGTTACTATGGCTGAATCTGCCCCTGCTGGCCAAAAACAGCAAATGGATCATCTGGGAGCCAGTCTTGAATCAGGACTCGCCACAGCTTTTTTATGAAACCGCAGCCCAAACTCGGAAGGCCATGAAGAGCCTCTTACAATTGGGCCTGGCGGGACGGTCGCTATGGCTCGGAGAAGTTTGTGCCTGGGATTGGAATCTGGATCAGTCTACCGTGACGAAGATCGCTTACCGGGAAGCGCGCATGATCAGGGCGATGAATCACCGGGCCAGTCAATCGTGGTCCGATGTTGGCTTTACCCGGGTGAATTATCAGCGCCGCCGCGAACCCCACTGTCTGATTTACCGCGATGAAACGGATTGGGCTAGTTTTTTGAAGCTGGTCTTGCAATACCAGCTTTTCGGAGTCGTGCTCCGTAACTTTGCCCAATTGGGTCAGGTCGGAGAAGAACGAATCGCCGCCACCTTCGCGGTCTTACCTTCCGCCAAGCTATCATGA
- a CDS encoding DUF3794 and LysM peptidoglycan-binding domain-containing protein: MSLNCQYDVLSYPFYLRDQSRRISLETVLPLPENVPRIQGVVGGDLLAEPPRFVVGEDQITVSGKLHPYLVYIGKTDEEMYRGAGDEELSDEERGNLRAPREFGIGWRDEEEPIFEETIQFPGLRPEMMVDVDTVAAGCVFEKEGEDRVVARSQIEIRIHVASQKNAGILTGVTCVPADRFQAGKEQLLVEEIVGMRRERLNVQAPLLLPNLKPGLARIVRHSVRPTGLAWEVNRGKIMVKGFLDTSLIYVGSDDDGRPTEIFTNEWARNAGNGLAFETALDLEGAEEGMTVIPRVQVVRAELERSSQRELRANVRLEVEVKVSRTLTREMVVEVTSPANEVLDFQKYLLEMEEPLGESSGEVDLDLMVNLPFGQPGMDRLLGWRGSPGAVTVEAGEGKVMLEGMLNLQLFYVAETADETRLVMAEWGSASGNELPLAGMIDFAGLKPGALLRSYLSLENLNLEMTSERTLRLTGALRVRALGRTPRAIMVLRDCALVPPVDPATRPSMLFYVVQPGDTLWKIARRYQTTVEALSRSNQVMNPESLESGQKLLIPKHPMAAAQ; this comes from the coding sequence ATGAGTCTGAATTGTCAATACGATGTGTTGAGCTATCCCTTTTATCTTCGCGACCAGTCGCGACGGATCAGCCTGGAAACGGTTTTGCCGCTTCCTGAGAATGTGCCGCGCATTCAAGGAGTGGTCGGCGGTGATCTCCTAGCCGAACCGCCGCGCTTTGTGGTTGGAGAGGATCAGATCACGGTCTCGGGAAAGCTCCATCCATACCTGGTTTACATCGGCAAAACCGATGAGGAAATGTACCGGGGCGCCGGCGATGAAGAGCTGTCTGACGAGGAGCGTGGCAATCTGCGTGCTCCTCGGGAATTCGGCATTGGCTGGCGGGATGAAGAAGAACCGATTTTTGAGGAGACGATCCAGTTTCCGGGTTTGCGGCCGGAGATGATGGTGGATGTCGATACGGTGGCGGCCGGTTGCGTCTTTGAGAAAGAGGGGGAGGACCGGGTGGTCGCGCGCAGCCAGATTGAGATCCGGATTCATGTGGCCAGCCAGAAAAACGCGGGCATTCTTACCGGGGTGACCTGCGTTCCGGCGGACCGTTTTCAGGCCGGGAAGGAACAGTTACTGGTGGAAGAGATTGTCGGAATGCGGCGGGAGCGCCTCAATGTGCAGGCTCCGCTGTTACTGCCGAATCTAAAGCCGGGGCTTGCCAGGATCGTCCGGCATAGCGTCCGACCGACCGGTCTCGCCTGGGAGGTAAACCGGGGCAAGATTATGGTCAAGGGATTTTTGGATACTTCGCTAATCTATGTCGGCAGCGATGATGACGGGAGGCCGACCGAGATCTTTACGAACGAGTGGGCGCGCAACGCCGGCAATGGCTTGGCATTTGAGACAGCCCTCGATCTCGAGGGGGCCGAGGAAGGGATGACGGTCATCCCCCGGGTCCAAGTGGTCCGGGCGGAGCTCGAACGCTCCTCCCAGCGGGAACTGCGGGCCAATGTGCGACTTGAGGTAGAAGTCAAAGTCAGCCGGACCCTGACCCGGGAGATGGTGGTGGAGGTCACTTCGCCAGCCAACGAAGTGCTCGATTTCCAAAAATACTTGCTGGAGATGGAAGAGCCGCTTGGCGAATCCAGCGGCGAGGTCGACCTGGATCTGATGGTGAACTTGCCCTTCGGCCAGCCGGGAATGGACCGGTTGCTGGGATGGCGGGGTTCGCCGGGTGCTGTGACGGTTGAAGCCGGCGAAGGTAAGGTCATGCTGGAGGGCATGTTGAATCTGCAACTTTTCTACGTCGCCGAGACCGCGGATGAGACGCGACTGGTGATGGCGGAATGGGGCTCCGCTAGCGGGAACGAGCTGCCGCTCGCCGGGATGATAGACTTTGCGGGGCTGAAACCCGGCGCCCTGCTCCGCTCTTACCTGTCCCTGGAAAATTTGAATCTCGAGATGACCAGCGAACGGACGCTCCGCCTTACCGGGGCGCTTCGGGTCAGGGCTCTCGGCAGGACTCCGCGGGCCATCATGGTGCTGCGGGATTGCGCGTTGGTGCCTCCGGTGGATCCGGCAACCCGGCCGAGCATGCTCTTTTACGTAGTCCAGCCGGGTGATACGCTCTGGAAGATCGCCCGCCGTTACCAGACCACCGTGGAGGCGCTCTCCCGGAGCAACCAGGTGATGAATCCGGAAAGCCTGGAATCCGGACAGAAACTCCTCATTCCCAAGCATCCGATGGCGGCCGCCCAGTAA
- a CDS encoding DMT family transporter → MDFKGKLIPLLFAAASGALMAIQGTFNSVLGKVIGLLEGTFSVHLIGTITAGILLFFLGNGSFAKMGSVPWFAWLGGPIGVAIIFGVAVSIPKLGVGVATTSIIAAQLLTAYLIDHFGLFGMEHIPFTMLKLGGIILIVVGSKLLLN, encoded by the coding sequence ATGGATTTTAAAGGAAAACTGATCCCGTTATTATTTGCAGCGGCTTCAGGAGCTTTGATGGCGATTCAGGGAACTTTTAACAGCGTCTTGGGTAAGGTGATCGGCCTTCTGGAAGGGACATTCAGTGTACACTTGATCGGAACGATTACCGCCGGGATTCTGTTATTTTTTCTGGGTAACGGCAGTTTCGCCAAAATGGGTTCAGTCCCCTGGTTTGCCTGGTTGGGGGGACCCATCGGCGTGGCAATCATCTTCGGCGTGGCCGTCAGTATCCCCAAGTTGGGCGTGGGGGTAGCCACGACCTCGATTATCGCGGCCCAGTTATTAACGGCATATCTGATTGACCATTTCGGTCTGTTCGGGATGGAGCACATCCCTTTTACCATGTTAAAGTTAGGAGGAATTATTTTAATTGTAGTTGGCTCCAAATTGCTACTGAACTAA
- the cimA gene encoding citramalate synthase gives MRVLFYDTTLRDGTQGEGVYFSVQDKLRIVRKLDLLGIDYIEGGWPGANPKDWEFYQEAAKLRLNHAKLAAFGSTRRANHRPEDDKTLNDLLATKTPVVTIFGKSWDLHAQEVLRVSLAENLQIIEDSVRYLHSNQREVVYDAEHFFDGYKSNPDYALETLRAAIRGGASTVVLCDTNGGTMPLEVVEILKTVQTQVPVQLGVHFHNDSGTAVASSIMAVQTGAVHVQGTFNGYGERCGNANLSSIIPTLILKLGYDAGVKENLTQLTEVSRYISELANLHHDERQPYVGGSAFAHKAGTHVDAILKNPLSLEHIRSEQVGNKRRFLLSDQAGRSTILSKVREIVPNTKKDDPHVLALTNHLKQLENSGYQFEAADASFDLLIKKAFGLFEKAFTLEGFRLIVEKRGDQPVLAEATIKVGVGDEQEITAAEGDGPVNALDSAIRKALLRFYPEIADVGLVDYKVRVLDEDRGTASKVRVLIESSDGTNSWGTVGVSENIIEASWEALVDSIEYGILLKKAQRDNHSAKPKRSSNEN, from the coding sequence ATGAGGGTACTCTTTTATGATACCACCCTCCGCGACGGTACGCAGGGTGAAGGCGTTTATTTTTCGGTTCAGGATAAACTGCGAATCGTTCGAAAACTCGACCTCCTGGGGATTGATTATATCGAAGGCGGCTGGCCCGGAGCCAACCCCAAGGATTGGGAGTTCTACCAAGAAGCCGCCAAACTCCGGTTGAACCATGCGAAACTGGCCGCTTTCGGCAGCACTCGCCGGGCCAATCACCGGCCCGAGGACGACAAAACCCTGAATGATCTGCTGGCCACCAAAACTCCGGTGGTAACTATCTTCGGCAAGAGTTGGGACCTCCACGCTCAGGAAGTGCTCCGGGTCAGCCTGGCCGAGAATCTTCAGATTATCGAAGATTCGGTACGGTACCTCCATAGCAACCAGCGGGAAGTCGTTTACGACGCCGAACATTTCTTCGACGGCTATAAGTCCAATCCCGACTATGCCTTGGAGACTTTGCGGGCCGCCATCCGTGGCGGCGCCAGTACCGTCGTGTTATGCGATACCAATGGCGGCACCATGCCGCTGGAGGTGGTCGAGATTCTCAAAACCGTTCAGACGCAGGTCCCAGTGCAACTCGGCGTTCACTTTCACAATGATTCCGGCACCGCAGTGGCCAGCTCGATCATGGCCGTACAAACCGGGGCCGTCCACGTCCAAGGGACGTTCAACGGTTATGGCGAACGTTGCGGCAATGCCAACCTTTCCAGCATCATCCCCACGCTCATCCTGAAACTAGGTTATGATGCCGGGGTCAAAGAAAACCTCACTCAACTCACCGAAGTCTCGCGCTATATCTCAGAACTGGCTAATCTCCATCACGATGAACGTCAGCCATATGTCGGAGGTTCGGCCTTTGCCCATAAAGCCGGCACTCACGTGGACGCTATCCTCAAAAACCCGCTCTCCCTGGAGCATATCCGTTCCGAACAAGTTGGCAATAAACGCCGTTTTCTCTTGTCCGATCAGGCGGGACGGAGTACCATTCTAAGTAAAGTTCGGGAGATCGTTCCGAACACCAAAAAAGATGATCCGCATGTGCTGGCGTTGACCAATCATTTAAAACAATTGGAAAATTCCGGCTATCAATTTGAAGCGGCCGACGCCTCGTTTGATCTATTGATTAAAAAGGCGTTCGGCTTATTTGAAAAGGCTTTTACGCTTGAAGGGTTCCGGCTGATCGTCGAAAAACGCGGCGATCAACCCGTTTTAGCGGAAGCGACCATCAAGGTGGGGGTCGGAGATGAACAAGAGATCACCGCCGCCGAAGGCGACGGCCCGGTCAACGCATTGGACTCGGCCATCCGCAAAGCCTTGCTTCGCTTTTATCCGGAGATCGCCGATGTCGGACTGGTCGACTATAAAGTCCGGGTGTTGGATGAAGACCGGGGAACCGCTTCGAAAGTCCGAGTCCTGATCGAAAGTTCCGACGGGACCAATTCCTGGGGAACCGTCGGCGTTTCCGAGAATATCATCGAAGCCTCTTGGGAAGCTCTGGTGGATAGTATCGAATACGGCATTCTGCTCAAAAAAGCCCAACGTGACAATCATTCCGCCAAGCCCAAGCGGTCTTCCAATGAAAACTGA
- a CDS encoding response regulator, translating to MGKRVLVVDDALISRKFLGRILAEGGHEVVGEASNGREAVRIYPELLPDIVTMDITMPDMNGIQALKEIRKIDPKAKVVMCTAMGQKYLILEAIQAGAVDFLVKPFEKEVVLEAFRKLS from the coding sequence ATGGGAAAACGAGTTTTAGTGGTCGATGACGCCTTGATCAGCCGTAAATTCTTAGGCCGGATCCTCGCGGAAGGTGGTCATGAAGTTGTGGGGGAAGCTTCCAATGGAAGAGAAGCGGTACGAATTTACCCGGAGCTTTTGCCGGATATTGTGACGATGGACATCACAATGCCCGATATGAACGGCATTCAAGCATTGAAAGAGATTCGCAAAATCGATCCCAAGGCTAAAGTGGTGATGTGCACCGCCATGGGACAGAAGTATTTAATATTGGAAGCGATACAGGCCGGAGCCGTCGATTTTTTAGTGAAACCGTTTGAAAAAGAGGTCGTCCTGGAAGCGTTCCGCAAATTGAGCTAA
- a CDS encoding ZIP family metal transporter, which translates to MELIKATVLGLFAGVSGTLLGGVYIMLRSKASMAKQSWLLGFSGGIMVAVVLFDLWPEALHFGGVFPMLTGTAIGMILVQYFDKILNRLPWYERRHFSRFTKVGILLGVGIGVHNFPEGVALGTTYIANPELSGWLGLAFLMAIHNIPEGMVMAAAFQIGRVASAKIFLALVLVELPMAFGSTVGAFLGTLSPLMAGVALSFAGGAMFLLVGKELLPMAKKLAGAFWVGTGFAVGLTAGLVLVRFI; encoded by the coding sequence ATGGAATTAATCAAGGCAACGGTTCTTGGGCTATTCGCCGGGGTCAGCGGGACACTGCTTGGCGGAGTCTATATCATGCTCCGCTCGAAGGCGAGTATGGCGAAACAAAGCTGGTTACTGGGGTTTTCAGGTGGAATCATGGTGGCGGTGGTTCTTTTTGATCTCTGGCCCGAGGCCTTGCACTTCGGTGGAGTCTTTCCGATGCTGACCGGCACGGCGATTGGGATGATTCTGGTCCAGTATTTCGACAAGATATTAAACCGTCTGCCATGGTACGAACGGCGTCATTTTTCCCGCTTTACAAAAGTCGGCATCCTGCTGGGAGTAGGAATCGGAGTTCATAATTTTCCGGAAGGGGTGGCCCTGGGCACGACCTATATCGCCAATCCGGAGCTTTCCGGTTGGCTTGGGTTGGCTTTTTTGATGGCGATTCATAATATTCCCGAGGGGATGGTCATGGCGGCGGCGTTTCAGATCGGGCGGGTAGCGTCGGCAAAAATCTTCTTGGCGTTGGTCCTGGTGGAATTGCCAATGGCCTTTGGCAGCACGGTCGGGGCTTTTTTGGGAACCCTATCGCCTTTGATGGCGGGGGTCGCTTTGAGTTTCGCCGGAGGAGCCATGTTTCTGCTGGTTGGCAAGGAATTATTGCCGATGGCCAAAAAATTAGCCGGAGCCTTTTGGGTGGGCACCGGCTTTGCGGTTGGGTTAACGGCCGGACTGGTTTTGGTCCGATTTATTTAG
- a CDS encoding DUF362 domain-containing protein, producing the protein MKPEQITVIYGTDPYSMTERLLERIALADLIPAGARIALKPNLVVAKPADSGATTHPAIAEAIIVYLQAHGFKEISIMEGSWLGETTEHAFQICGYTELARKYRVPLIDLKQAPTVRRRGGELDLAVCRPALESDYLINLPVLKAHCQTELTCALKNLKGCIPDAEKRRYHNLGLHRPIAALSSVLRPGLTIVDALSGDLSFEEGGNPVPMDRIIAGTDPVLLDAYAATLIGLESGDIPYIGFAAGLGVGSAELGRAAVIEINPDEKPSKPFRLTGQARNLAQWIEERQACSACYGSLIHALYRLKERGVLRKLPGPVRIGQGFRGVSGPGPGIGSCTRSLQTHLPGCPPTAAAIIRFLKAL; encoded by the coding sequence ATGAAACCCGAACAAATCACAGTTATCTATGGGACCGACCCCTATTCCATGACCGAACGGCTGCTGGAGCGAATCGCCCTGGCCGACCTCATTCCCGCCGGCGCGCGGATCGCTCTGAAGCCCAATCTGGTGGTGGCCAAGCCGGCCGATTCCGGAGCCACCACCCACCCGGCCATCGCCGAGGCGATCATCGTCTACCTGCAAGCCCACGGTTTCAAAGAGATTTCAATTATGGAAGGTTCATGGCTGGGTGAAACGACCGAGCACGCCTTTCAGATCTGCGGCTATACAGAGTTGGCCCGGAAATACCGGGTCCCCTTGATCGACCTCAAGCAAGCCCCGACGGTCCGGCGGCGCGGCGGCGAGCTTGATCTGGCGGTCTGCCGGCCGGCCTTGGAGAGCGATTATCTGATCAATCTGCCGGTCCTGAAAGCCCATTGTCAGACCGAACTGACCTGCGCGCTGAAAAACCTGAAAGGCTGCATCCCCGACGCGGAGAAGCGGCGTTATCACAACCTGGGGCTGCACCGTCCCATCGCCGCATTGTCCTCGGTACTCAGGCCCGGTCTGACGATTGTTGACGCCCTGTCCGGCGATCTCAGCTTTGAGGAGGGCGGCAATCCGGTGCCAATGGACCGGATCATCGCCGGGACCGACCCGGTGTTGCTGGACGCTTACGCCGCCACCCTGATCGGGTTGGAGTCCGGCGATATTCCATACATCGGGTTCGCCGCAGGGCTCGGAGTCGGTTCCGCCGAACTCGGCCGGGCGGCCGTCATCGAGATCAATCCGGACGAAAAGCCATCAAAACCGTTCCGTCTCACCGGCCAAGCCCGAAATCTGGCGCAATGGATCGAGGAACGCCAAGCTTGCTCAGCCTGCTACGGAAGTCTGATCCACGCCCTCTACCGGCTGAAAGAACGAGGTGTTCTACGGAAACTACCCGGACCCGTCCGGATCGGCCAAGGCTTTCGCGGGGTCTCCGGACCCGGACCGGGCATCGGCTCCTGCACCCGGTCACTCCAGACCCATCTGCCCGGTTGTCCGCCCACCGCCGCGGCGATCATCCGCTTTCTAAAAGCGTTGTGA
- a CDS encoding DUF1284 domain-containing protein, which produces MVLRLRPHHILDIVRNIGHDRPNLPHPYGHGVHLITEMMLADCSRQVELVVESDDICQPCVHLASDGRCDDVLPQCEAVVAKQDYNDRLDSGLLEYLQLRRGAVMSIREYLIIVKRNLDGVTKRCTHPKEDEAYRLAGLRQGLEKLGIE; this is translated from the coding sequence ATGGTATTGAGATTGAGGCCCCATCATATTTTGGATATTGTCAGAAATATCGGGCACGATCGCCCCAATCTGCCCCACCCGTATGGGCACGGCGTGCATCTCATCACAGAGATGATGCTGGCCGATTGTTCGCGCCAGGTCGAACTGGTGGTCGAATCGGATGATATCTGCCAGCCCTGTGTGCATCTTGCTTCCGATGGACGGTGCGATGATGTCCTCCCTCAATGTGAAGCGGTGGTTGCCAAGCAAGATTATAACGACCGGCTGGACTCCGGTCTGTTGGAGTATTTACAGCTACGGCGCGGCGCGGTTATGAGCATCCGCGAGTATCTGATCATCGTTAAGCGGAACCTCGATGGCGTCACCAAGCGATGTACCCATCCGAAAGAAGACGAAGCCTACCGGCTCGCCGGACTCCGGCAAGGGCTTGAGAAGCTCGGGATTGAATGA
- a CDS encoding TetR/AcrR family transcriptional regulator yields MEKSNVAKHSGILKAALTLFSEKGFDRTTVDEIASRAGVGKGTIYLYFETKENILWTAIEEGLSRLGQAFEQIAQEKLYAQQLKQMIWAHFYFVQNNQELFEILYKEQLRFPKKEGIEDRLLQIHLKIHRQFTQLIQDGMRQNYLRPGDPTYFSAALAGILSHLAFHWLFNGKTETLATMVDTALSLFLAGAENKRS; encoded by the coding sequence ATGGAAAAGTCGAACGTCGCCAAACATTCGGGAATTCTGAAAGCCGCTCTGACACTTTTTTCGGAAAAAGGCTTTGACCGCACCACGGTGGATGAGATCGCCTCAAGAGCTGGAGTGGGTAAGGGAACGATCTATCTTTATTTCGAAACCAAGGAGAATATTTTATGGACGGCGATCGAAGAAGGATTATCCCGGCTGGGCCAGGCCTTTGAGCAAATTGCCCAGGAAAAGCTCTATGCCCAACAGCTTAAGCAAATGATTTGGGCCCACTTTTATTTCGTCCAAAACAATCAGGAATTATTTGAGATTCTCTATAAAGAGCAGCTTCGTTTTCCAAAGAAAGAAGGTATCGAGGACCGTCTGCTCCAAATCCACCTGAAGATTCACCGACAATTTACTCAGCTGATCCAAGACGGCATGAGACAAAATTATCTGCGGCCCGGGGACCCTACGTATTTCAGCGCGGCCCTGGCCGGCATCCTGTCCCACTTGGCTTTTCACTGGCTGTTCAATGGGAAAACCGAAACTCTCGCCACAATGGTTGATACCGCGTTGTCGCTCTTTTTGGCCGGGGCCGAAAATAAGCGTTCTTAG